In Oscillatoria acuminata PCC 6304, a single window of DNA contains:
- a CDS encoding glycosyltransferase family 2 protein, giving the protein MNPTFLSFCTIVKNEKYNLSRCLTSVKPYVNEIIVVDTGSDDGTPDIALEQGAKVFYFQWCDDFSAARNYAVSQASGEWILTLDADEELIIQSENFREILAANSKVLVYSLDLINVGQEENQIGGKLQRIFRNIPEIRYQGRLHEQLIYENQKISGSRRVYLNSLKILHYGYSDPDLTAQKATKRNIPLLERMKKEEGLSLGNLFSLAQMCDYFGQTEKAQVYYEELFGVLLHYVMNNERPNELVWLATMLHFFADKCLKQEQYETAQIFCQFGLKWFSDFPPLNALAGDLLIALGFTLGAVPYFEKCLQLGQEGNYYARDPFDVSFINTYPAYRLGCAYLNLHRWQEAKIACEMALSFDGNYSPAQQLLEQILQFFPDKK; this is encoded by the coding sequence ATGAACCCGACATTTCTTTCCTTCTGTACAATCGTCAAAAATGAAAAATACAATCTTTCTCGCTGTTTAACTAGCGTTAAGCCTTATGTAAATGAAATAATTGTGGTGGACACAGGTTCTGATGATGGAACACCAGATATTGCCCTTGAACAGGGCGCGAAAGTTTTTTACTTCCAGTGGTGCGATGATTTTTCAGCCGCACGAAATTATGCTGTATCTCAAGCATCGGGTGAGTGGATTTTAACCTTAGATGCGGATGAAGAGTTAATCATTCAGTCAGAAAATTTTCGAGAAATCCTGGCGGCCAACTCCAAGGTGCTTGTTTACTCTCTCGACTTAATTAATGTAGGTCAGGAAGAGAATCAGATTGGTGGTAAGTTACAGCGAATCTTCAGAAATATCCCTGAAATTCGATATCAGGGTCGGTTGCACGAACAGTTAATCTATGAAAATCAAAAGATCAGTGGCAGTCGCAGGGTTTATTTGAATAGTCTAAAAATTTTGCATTATGGTTATAGTGATCCGGATTTAACAGCACAAAAAGCCACGAAACGGAATATTCCGCTATTGGAGCGGATGAAAAAGGAAGAGGGGCTGAGTTTAGGTAATCTATTCTCTCTAGCGCAAATGTGCGATTACTTCGGTCAAACCGAAAAAGCTCAAGTTTACTATGAAGAATTATTTGGAGTTCTGCTACATTATGTTATGAATAATGAACGGCCAAATGAATTAGTGTGGTTGGCCACAATGCTTCATTTTTTTGCGGATAAATGTCTCAAGCAAGAACAGTATGAAACCGCTCAGATTTTTTGTCAATTCGGATTAAAATGGTTCTCAGATTTTCCTCCTTTGAATGCCCTCGCTGGAGATTTACTCATCGCATTAGGATTTACCCTGGGAGCGGTTCCTTATTTTGAAAAGTGTCTACAATTAGGTCAAGAAGGAAATTACTACGCCCGCGATCCATTTGATGTGAGTTTTATTAATACTTATCCCGCTTATCGGTTGGGCTGTGCATACCTGAATTTGCACCGATGGCAGGAGGCAAAAATAGCTTGCGAAATGGCGCTTTCTTTTGATGGAAATTATAGTCCGGCTCAACAATTACTAGAGCAAATTTTACAATTTTTTCCAGATAAAAAATAG
- a CDS encoding aminotransferase class IV produces MFFYNGTLHDSSTLDLSITDPALLYGATVFTTLRVYEQSLDSPLTAWQAHCARLKSSVEPFQWSEPDWQRVREGVELMMAWWPVLRIAIFPDGRELIIGRILPQELAIRQEVGVKAWVAADSLFIRSLPTHKTGNYLSSWLALQAAQREGCQEAILIDAQGNWLETSTGNLWGWREGRWWTPPIEVGILPGVMRSQLINCLTTHGHPATLEPWTADVVSGFEALAYSNSVVEVIPICEVFSENPTRVYPSSHNGFSQLRQLFLGQLPRKF; encoded by the coding sequence ATGTTCTTCTACAACGGCACTCTGCACGACTCTAGCACCCTTGATCTCTCAATTACGGACCCCGCTCTCCTCTATGGTGCCACCGTGTTCACCACTCTGCGGGTTTATGAGCAATCCTTGGATTCTCCCCTGACTGCATGGCAGGCGCATTGTGCGCGGTTGAAATCCTCTGTGGAACCCTTTCAGTGGTCTGAACCGGATTGGCAGCGGGTGCGGGAGGGGGTGGAGTTGATGATGGCTTGGTGGCCGGTATTACGGATTGCGATTTTCCCGGATGGGAGAGAATTAATTATAGGGCGAATTTTACCACAGGAGTTGGCGATTCGTCAAGAAGTTGGGGTGAAGGCTTGGGTGGCGGCGGATTCTTTGTTTATCCGATCGCTCCCTACCCATAAAACAGGCAACTATCTCTCCTCCTGGTTGGCGTTGCAAGCGGCTCAACGGGAGGGTTGTCAGGAGGCTATCCTGATTGATGCTCAGGGGAATTGGTTGGAAACCAGTACCGGCAATCTGTGGGGATGGCGGGAGGGGCGGTGGTGGACTCCGCCTATTGAGGTAGGGATTTTACCCGGGGTGATGCGATCGCAACTTATCAACTGCCTCACCACTCACGGTCATCCAGCCACCCTCGAACCCTGGACAGCCGACGTGGTGAGCGGGTTTGAAGCCTTAGCCTATAGTAACAGTGTGGTAGAAGTCATCCCCATCTGTGAAGTCTTCTCAGAAAACCCAACCCGCGTTTATCCCTCATCCCATAACGGGTTCAGCCAATTACGTCAGCTTTTCCTGGGGCAGTTGCCCCGCAAATTCTGA
- the ftsH3 gene encoding ATP-dependent zinc metalloprotease FtsH3 → MNKKWRNAGLYAMLAIVVILVATTFFENQTSNEETWRYSQFIQEVQNDRIDKVVITSDRSRAKVTAQDGKKVVVNLPNDPELLNILTEHRVNIEVSPQGDEGFWFKALSSLFFPVLLLVGLVFLLRRAQNGPGSQAMNFGKSKARVQMEPQTQVTFGDVAGIEQAKLELSEVVDFLKNADRFTAVGAKIPKGVLLVGPPGTGKTLLAKAVAGEAGVPFFSISGSEFVEMFVGVGASRVRDLFEQAKSNAPCIVFIDEIDAVGRQRGAGLGGGNDEREQTLNQLLTEMDGFEGNTGIIIIAATNRPDVLDAALLRPGRFDRQVVVDRPDYAGRREILNVHARGKTLAKDVDLDKIARRTPGFTGADLANLLNEAAILAARRNLTEISMDEMNDAIDRVFAGPEKKDRVMSEKRKTLVAYHEAGHALVGALMPDYDPVQKISIIPRGRAGGLTWFTLSEERMDSGLYSRSYLQNKMAVALGGRIAEEIVFGEEEVTTGASSDLQEVARLARQMVTRFGMSDRLGPVALGRQQGNMFLGRDIMAERDFSEETAAAIDDEVRNLVEQAYGRAKEVLVSNREVLDQLSQLLIEKETVDADELQELLANSDVKMAAIA, encoded by the coding sequence GTGAATAAAAAATGGAGAAACGCCGGACTATACGCAATGCTGGCGATCGTTGTCATTTTAGTGGCAACGACATTTTTTGAAAATCAAACATCAAACGAGGAAACCTGGCGCTACAGTCAGTTTATCCAGGAAGTTCAAAACGATCGCATTGATAAGGTCGTCATTACCTCCGATCGCTCCCGAGCGAAAGTCACTGCTCAGGATGGCAAAAAGGTCGTGGTCAATTTACCCAACGACCCGGAACTGCTCAACATCCTCACTGAACACCGGGTCAATATTGAAGTCTCCCCCCAAGGCGATGAAGGCTTCTGGTTTAAGGCGCTCAGTAGCTTATTCTTCCCTGTTCTCCTCTTAGTGGGCTTAGTCTTTTTGCTCCGTCGTGCTCAAAATGGCCCGGGTTCTCAAGCGATGAACTTTGGCAAATCGAAAGCACGGGTGCAAATGGAACCCCAAACTCAAGTCACCTTCGGGGATGTCGCTGGGATTGAGCAAGCCAAGCTAGAACTGAGCGAAGTGGTTGACTTCCTTAAAAACGCCGATCGCTTTACCGCTGTTGGTGCCAAAATTCCTAAAGGTGTTTTATTAGTCGGCCCTCCGGGAACCGGCAAGACCCTCCTGGCAAAAGCTGTAGCGGGTGAAGCTGGCGTCCCCTTCTTCTCCATCTCTGGTTCAGAATTTGTGGAAATGTTTGTCGGGGTCGGTGCCTCTCGGGTCCGAGATTTGTTTGAACAAGCCAAATCCAATGCTCCCTGTATCGTCTTTATCGATGAAATTGATGCCGTAGGTCGTCAACGGGGTGCTGGTTTAGGTGGTGGCAACGATGAGCGCGAACAAACTCTCAACCAACTCCTGACCGAAATGGATGGGTTTGAAGGCAACACCGGCATCATTATTATTGCGGCCACCAACCGTCCGGATGTCCTCGATGCCGCCTTATTGCGTCCGGGTCGTTTTGATCGCCAAGTTGTGGTCGATCGCCCTGACTATGCGGGTCGTCGGGAAATCCTCAACGTCCATGCTCGTGGTAAAACCCTGGCGAAGGATGTGGACCTAGACAAAATTGCCCGTCGGACTCCCGGTTTCACAGGTGCTGACTTGGCTAACCTGCTTAACGAAGCCGCAATTCTGGCAGCGCGACGCAATTTGACGGAAATTTCGATGGATGAAATGAATGATGCCATCGATCGCGTCTTCGCCGGACCGGAGAAAAAAGACCGGGTAATGAGCGAAAAACGCAAAACCCTGGTTGCCTATCACGAAGCGGGTCATGCTTTAGTCGGTGCCTTGATGCCGGATTATGACCCCGTGCAAAAAATCAGCATTATTCCTCGGGGACGTGCGGGGGGGTTAACCTGGTTTACCCTCAGTGAAGAACGCATGGATTCCGGTCTGTACAGCCGGTCCTATCTGCAAAATAAAATGGCAGTGGCCCTTGGGGGTCGGATTGCGGAAGAAATTGTCTTCGGTGAGGAAGAAGTCACCACGGGTGCTTCCAGTGACTTGCAAGAGGTAGCACGACTCGCACGGCAGATGGTCACTCGCTTTGGAATGAGCGATCGCCTGGGTCCGGTGGCCCTTGGTCGTCAGCAAGGCAATATGTTCCTGGGTCGCGATATCATGGCAGAACGTGATTTCTCTGAAGAAACCGCCGCAGCGATTGATGATGAAGTTCGCAACCTGGTGGAACAAGCCTACGGACGCGCTAAAGAGGTGCTCGTTTCCAACCGTGAAGTGTTGGATCAACTCTCTCAACTGCTGATTGAGAAGGAAACCGTTGATGCCGATGAATTGCAAGAGCTCTTAGCCAACAGCGATGTCAAGATGGCGGCGATCGCCTAA